The DNA window GCGAACGCCTGTTTGCCTGTTCCAGTCCCAACGTCCAGTATTCTCGAACCTTTTCTTGCATTGGTGAGATCTACAACTCTGTCTCTTAACTTTGAAAGGAGTAAAGTCACGGTGTCATAGTATGGAGCCAATACGCCAGCATACTTTCTCAGCAAAGAATAGTAGCTTTCTTCTTCATGGGCTCTTCCAGAGTTGAGATTTCTGCTATTTGCTCGTTGTAGACTTTTTGTGGGTTTTAGCGCCTTGTACAGCGCTACGGTGCCGAAGATCGTCATGTACTTGGTTGTTTCTTCAACTTGGACAAAACCGGCTTTGTGGAGCATCTCGGGCAATAAGCCTTTCACGTTGTCGGACGATTCCTCAAGACGCCCAATAATTGACGACGCTAAGCGCATGATACTATTCTGCGGTTTACCTAGGTCTGCGATGTGCAGTTCTCCCCTAGGTTTGAGGACCCGGAACGCTTCACGAAGCGCACGAGCTTTGTTTTCTCGGGTGAGATGGTGAAGAACCATGCTTGAGACAAGTCTGTCAAAAGAGTTGTCGGAGTACGGAAGTTCAGTGGCTGTTCCATGGTCTAGAGCGATTTGAACGCCCGCGTTCGCAGCTTTTTGTCTTGCGACTCCTAGGATTTCCAGATCTGCGTCAAGTCCGACAACATATGCCTTTGGTTGAGTCTTCTTTAGGAGAATGGTTAGGGTTGCGGTGCCGCAGCCTACGTCCAGCACTCTGTTTTCTGGTTCAATTCTTGCCTGTTTTATTAGCTGAGGCTTGAAGGCTGATTCGCGTGCAGCCCACTTCATCATAAAATCGTAGGCAGGAGTCAAAAAACTATGGCTGAAGGCAGGAATATATCGCACATCTTCTGTTTCCCGTGTCGATTTGGGGCTGAGCAAAGTTGTCACTTCTCTGGTTTTCTTAGCAGCAGTGTCCCGAATGCATTGAGTGTTCAGAGTGTCCGCCAGAACCGCCGCCAGTGTATTTCGCTGGGTTCTTGTCAAACGTTGTCTTGCACATTTGGCTGCAGAAGTAGTAGGTTTTGCCCATGTACTCCGACTTGAGTTTGGCTGATTTCTCGTCTACTGTCATGCCGCATATTGGGTCTTTAGCCATGTCGGTTTTCACCTCCTCGCTTTACAGTTTGAGCAGTTTGAGAGTTGCCGAGTTGCCCACTACGAACAGTGAACTGAAGGCCATGGCGCCTGCCGCCCAGATGGGGCTCATCGATATGCCCAAGGGAACCAGTATGCCTGCAGCCACTGGAATAGAGACCGTGTTGTATATGAACGCCCAGAACAGGTTCTGTTTGATTTTTTTCATCGTGGCTTTGCTTAGTTTGATGGCTCGAGCTACGTCGCGCAAGTCGTCTTTGATCAGGACTATGCCGCCTGTTTCTTTGGCGATGTCTGTGCCGCTGCCAATAGCGATGCCAACTTGAGCTTGGGCAAGGGCGGGTGCGTCGTTGACGCCGTCGCCTACCATGGCTACGACTTTGCCTTGGCTCTGCAATTTCTTGATAACATTGACTTTCTCCCAGGGTAGCACGTTGGCGATAACTATGTCAAAGCCTAATTGTGCTGCCACTGCCTTAGCGGTGCGTTCGTTGTCGCCTGTGAGCATGGCAACGTCGAGTCCCATAGCTTTCAGTTGCTTGACGGCTTCAGCCGCGTTGTCTTTTGGTGTGTCCATGGCTGCAACAATGCCTGCCAGTTTGCTGTCCACGGCTAGAAGCATGGCGGTTTTGCCCTGCTCCTCGAGTTTGGTCAATTGAGCCTCAACAGGTTTCTTCACGTTGATTTTGCTTTGTTCCATTAGCCTGCGGTTTCCAAGCAGAATTGCATGACTCTTGTAGGATGCTTTGACGCCGTGTCCGGGTACAGCCTCGAATGAGTCGGCGTCGGGGATTTTGATCTCCTGTTTGTTTGCTGATTTGATAATAGACTCAGCTAACGGGTGCTCTGAGCCTTTCTCCGCGATAGCTGCATACTCAAGTACTTCGTTTTCTTTGAAGCCTTCAAACGCCACTATGTCGGTGACCGATGGCTCTCCCCTGGTCAAGGTGCCGGTTTTGTCGAAGATTACTGTGGTTAGTTTTCGCGCGCTTTCCACGTATTCGCCGCCTCTGAGTAAGACGCCGTGTTCGGCGCCTTTTCCCACGCCAGCTAGAATTGCGGTTGGGGTTGCTATGCCCAAGGCGCAGGGACATGCAATGAGCAGTACGGCTAAGAGCACGAGGAAAGCGTTTGAAAACCCGGTGGCAACGAACCAGTAGGTGAACGCGATTGCTGCCACGGTGAAAACAGCTGGGACGAAGTATCCCACGACTCGGTCAGCTAGTTTCTGTACAGGTGCGCTGGATGATTGTGCTTCCTCTACTAAGTGGACTATTTGCATTAGGGCTGTATCTTCGCCTACTTTTGTTGCCTTAGCTTTCAGCAGTCCTGTTTTGTTTATTGTTGCGCCTATTACTTCGCTGTTAACGGTCTTTTCAACTGGGATGCTTTCGCCGGTGATGATTTTCTCGTCAACGGATGAGTAGCCAGAGACAACAATGCCGTCGGTGGGTATCTTTTCGCCTGGCTTTACCACGAAGACGTCGCCGACTTGAACGTCGTCGATTGGAACTTGAACCTCTTGATCGTTCCGTAGCACTCTTGCGATTGTGGGTTGCAGTTCTAGTAGTTTGCGGACCGCTGCGGCGGAGCGTCTGCGGATTGTTTCTTCGATGTACTTGCCGAACAGCACGAAGGCCAATATGGCTACTGCTATTTGCATGTATTCTGAGCCTTCTCCGGGCACTGTTTCTAATCCTGGCAGTAGTGCGCTGATTGCGCCGTATATCCATCCGGCTATTACGCCGGTTGATATGAGGACGTCCATGTTGATGGCTTTGTTTTTGAGGGAAAGGTAGGCTCCGTGGTGGATGCTCCATCCTGCTAGCCAGACTATGGGCGTGGATATAATGAAGAAGGCTAGGTTCCACGGCGTGATTATGCCGAGGAGCCTGAATGCCATTAACGCTTCGAATAGGCCTGCGATTGCGAAAATTCCGACTAAGC is part of the Candidatus Bathyarchaeia archaeon genome and encodes:
- a CDS encoding YHS domain-containing protein, producing the protein MAKDPICGMTVDEKSAKLKSEYMGKTYYFCSQMCKTTFDKNPAKYTGGGSGGHSEHSMHSGHCC
- a CDS encoding heavy metal translocating P-type ATPase, whose amino-acid sequence is MPRDPVCGMTVDANTAIKRKIGDRTYYFCSESCARTFEQPELELKNLRRRVTLTLLGVLSVATIRLVGIFAIAGLFEALMAFRLLGIITPWNLAFFIISTPIVWLAGWSIHHGAYLSLKNKAINMDVLISTGVIAGWIYGAISALLPGLETVPGEGSEYMQIAVAILAFVLFGKYIEETIRRRSAAAVRKLLELQPTIARVLRNDQEVQVPIDDVQVGDVFVVKPGEKIPTDGIVVSGYSSVDEKIITGESIPVEKTVNSEVIGATINKTGLLKAKATKVGEDTALMQIVHLVEEAQSSSAPVQKLADRVVGYFVPAVFTVAAIAFTYWFVATGFSNAFLVLLAVLLIACPCALGIATPTAILAGVGKGAEHGVLLRGGEYVESARKLTTVIFDKTGTLTRGEPSVTDIVAFEGFKENEVLEYAAIAEKGSEHPLAESIIKSANKQEIKIPDADSFEAVPGHGVKASYKSHAILLGNRRLMEQSKINVKKPVEAQLTKLEEQGKTAMLLAVDSKLAGIVAAMDTPKDNAAEAVKQLKAMGLDVAMLTGDNERTAKAVAAQLGFDIVIANVLPWEKVNVIKKLQSQGKVVAMVGDGVNDAPALAQAQVGIAIGSGTDIAKETGGIVLIKDDLRDVARAIKLSKATMKKIKQNLFWAFIYNTVSIPVAAGILVPLGISMSPIWAAGAMAFSSLFVVGNSATLKLLKL
- a CDS encoding methyltransferase domain-containing protein, with the translated sequence MLSPKSTRETEDVRYIPAFSHSFLTPAYDFMMKWAARESAFKPQLIKQARIEPENRVLDVGCGTATLTILLKKTQPKAYVVGLDADLEILGVARQKAANAGVQIALDHGTATELPYSDNSFDRLVSSMVLHHLTRENKARALREAFRVLKPRGELHIADLGKPQNSIMRLASSIIGRLEESSDNVKGLLPEMLHKAGFVQVEETTKYMTIFGTVALYKALKPTKSLQRANSRNLNSGRAHEEESYYSLLRKYAGVLAPYYDTVTLLLSKLRDRVVDLTNARKGSRILDVGTGTGKQAFAFAKRGFDVTGIDLSEDMLKVAKQKSKYENAKFEIANATSLPFEDDNFDVTCVSFALHDMIPTIREKSLREMVRVTKANGTIVIVDYALPKNRISRFLIYHFVKSYEPYYSEFIKSDLEALLRKSGIEIEDRRPVLLGAGRIVKGRKMTDRGVEVTRIYA